In one window of Synechococcus sp. M16CYN DNA:
- the hemF gene encoding oxygen-dependent coproporphyrinogen oxidase, translated as MVRSLICRVLGRKETGKSTPQLEVLPKDSRDRVRAMVMGLQDEICAGLETLDGGGRFAEEIWIRPEGGGGRSRVMREGRIFEQGGVNFSEVQGKELPPSILKQRPEAEGHPWFATGTSMVLHPRNPYIPTVHLNYRYFEAGPVWWFGGGADLTPYYPFLQDARHFHLTYRQACDSVHPNLHKVFKPWCDEYFYLKHRGETRGVGGIFYDYQDSGGTLYKGQNPNGVAARISSELGDSSLSWEQLFALGQANGRAFLPSYAPIVEKRYAISHSDRERKFQLYRRGRYVEFNLVWDRGTIFGLQTNGRTESILMSLPPLVSWEYGYTAEPGSREALLTDLFTTPQDWLSDTSLDERCRPYQAID; from the coding sequence ATGGTTCGCTCCTTGATTTGCCGCGTTCTAGGACGCAAGGAGACAGGGAAGTCGACACCTCAACTGGAAGTCCTCCCAAAGGATTCGCGTGATCGTGTCCGGGCGATGGTTATGGGATTGCAAGATGAAATCTGCGCGGGTCTTGAGACACTGGATGGGGGAGGGCGATTTGCAGAAGAGATTTGGATCCGCCCTGAGGGAGGAGGTGGTCGCTCCCGTGTGATGCGCGAGGGACGCATTTTTGAGCAGGGAGGCGTGAATTTCTCAGAGGTTCAGGGGAAAGAGTTGCCGCCCTCAATTCTCAAGCAACGCCCAGAAGCGGAGGGACACCCCTGGTTTGCTACGGGCACGTCTATGGTGCTACATCCGCGTAACCCCTACATTCCCACAGTTCATCTCAACTACCGTTACTTCGAGGCTGGACCAGTTTGGTGGTTCGGTGGTGGGGCCGACCTAACGCCTTACTACCCTTTTTTGCAAGATGCCCGCCATTTCCATCTTACCTACCGGCAGGCTTGCGACTCAGTTCATCCAAACCTTCATAAGGTATTCAAACCTTGGTGTGATGAATATTTCTATTTGAAACATCGTGGCGAAACCCGTGGCGTTGGTGGGATCTTCTACGACTATCAAGATTCGGGAGGCACTCTCTACAAAGGCCAGAATCCGAACGGAGTAGCCGCAAGAATCTCCTCAGAACTCGGTGATAGCTCATTAAGCTGGGAGCAGCTTTTCGCGCTCGGGCAGGCTAACGGTCGTGCTTTTCTTCCATCGTACGCACCGATCGTTGAGAAGCGTTATGCAATAAGCCACAGCGATCGAGAAAGGAAGTTTCAGCTTTATCGTCGTGGCCGATATGTGGAGTTCAACCTGGTGTGGGATCGGGGAACAATTTTTGGACTCCAGACCAATGGCCGAACCGAATCGATTTTGATGTCACTCCCTCCGCTTGTGAGTTGGGAGTACGGTTACACGGCTGAGCCAGGCTCTCGGGAAGCTTTGTTAACCGACCTTTTTACTACGCCCCAGGACTGGTTGAGCGATACGTCTTTAGACGAGCGCTGCCGGCCGTATCAGGCGATTGATTAA
- a CDS encoding Mrp/NBP35 family ATP-binding protein — translation MTSAEQATSALEQVRDLGSGKTALELGWINQIRITPPRAVFRLNLPGFAQSQRNRIVSEAREALLSLSGIDEVQIEIGQPSIQRGGIGQSGHGQLAERQAVPGVRQVIAVSSGKGGVGKSTVAVNLACALAQQGLHVGLLDADIYGPNTPTMLGIVDQAPEVTGSGDTQRIKPIESCGIAMVSMGLLIDKHQPVIWRGPMLNGIIRQFLYQAEWGERDILVVDLPPGTGDAQLSLAQSVPMAGVVIVTTPQLVSLQDARRGLEMFRQIGVPVLGVVENMSMFIPPDMPDRHYPLFGSGGGRRLSEDYEIPLLAQVPMEMPVQEGGDSGRPIVIGCSDSASALEFRVLAERVIRQVSSPA, via the coding sequence ATGACTTCGGCCGAGCAGGCGACCAGCGCCCTCGAACAGGTAAGAGATTTGGGCAGCGGCAAAACGGCACTGGAACTTGGTTGGATTAATCAAATCCGCATCACCCCTCCGCGCGCAGTCTTTCGGTTAAATTTGCCTGGTTTTGCCCAAAGTCAGCGCAACCGTATTGTTTCAGAAGCTCGTGAAGCTCTACTCAGTCTTAGCGGGATTGATGAGGTGCAAATCGAAATCGGACAACCTTCAATTCAAAGAGGAGGCATTGGGCAATCTGGTCATGGCCAACTCGCTGAACGCCAGGCTGTTCCAGGCGTTCGTCAAGTGATTGCCGTCAGTAGTGGTAAAGGCGGAGTCGGCAAAAGCACAGTTGCTGTGAACCTCGCGTGTGCTCTGGCACAGCAAGGCCTGCACGTTGGGCTCTTGGATGCCGATATCTACGGGCCCAATACGCCCACTATGCTAGGAATTGTCGACCAAGCACCCGAAGTCACAGGCAGCGGCGACACGCAACGTATCAAACCGATTGAAAGTTGTGGTATCGCCATGGTGTCCATGGGACTGCTAATTGATAAACACCAACCGGTGATCTGGCGCGGCCCCATGCTCAATGGAATTATCCGTCAATTCCTTTACCAGGCTGAGTGGGGTGAGCGAGATATTCTTGTGGTGGATTTACCCCCAGGTACAGGTGATGCGCAACTTTCTCTCGCACAATCCGTACCAATGGCTGGGGTTGTGATTGTCACGACGCCTCAGCTGGTGTCATTACAAGACGCCCGCCGTGGCCTAGAGATGTTCCGGCAGATTGGAGTTCCTGTACTTGGGGTGGTTGAAAATATGAGCATGTTTATCCCACCCGACATGCCAGATCGCCATTACCCTCTGTTTGGCAGCGGGGGAGGGCGTCGCCTTTCAGAAGACTACGAGATCCCCTTATTAGCCCAAGTCCCAATGGAGATGCCTGTGCAAGAAGGAGGCGATAGCGGCCGTCCAATAGTTATCGGCTGCAGCGACTCAGCCAGTGCTTTGGAATTTCGTGTCCTTGCTGAACGGGTTATTCGACAGGTGAGCTCGCCAGCCTGA
- a CDS encoding photosystem I reaction center subunit II PsaD, which produces MTASALNGQLPQYIASTGGLLNSAETEEKYAITWTSNSTQAFELPTGGAAMMNTGENLMYFARKEQCLALGTQLRTKFKPRMEDYKIYRIYPGGDTEFLHPKDGVFSEKVNEGRSMVGHNSRRIGQNVNPSTIKFSGRNTYET; this is translated from the coding sequence ATGACAGCATCGGCTTTGAACGGTCAACTCCCTCAATATATCGCCAGTACAGGGGGTTTACTTAACTCTGCAGAAACAGAGGAAAAGTACGCTATTACCTGGACCAGTAATTCAACTCAGGCTTTCGAGCTACCTACAGGTGGTGCTGCCATGATGAATACCGGCGAGAATTTAATGTACTTTGCCCGCAAGGAGCAGTGCCTTGCGTTAGGCACCCAGTTGCGTACCAAATTCAAACCTAGAATGGAAGACTACAAGATTTACAGGATATATCCGGGTGGTGATACGGAATTCCTACATCCCAAAGATGGTGTTTTCTCCGAAAAGGTGAATGAAGGGCGTTCTATGGTTGGTCATAACTCACGCCGCATCGGTCAGAATGTGAACCCATCTACAATCAAATTCAGCGGTCGCAACACCTACGAAACTTGA
- a CDS encoding N-acetylmuramoyl-L-alanine amidase, which produces MAGHADSQNMISAGTPGYAVSVRRQLPIDRSMRDELYWNLKAQNAIVHLGQKQGLNIISYTPSQRTIWDDKDPQTNWSQASLLSSKGHYVIEIHFDAYSPHGSGSGLIPAINRPLNTVDESLAQSFGRFPRLFRGGLGGPLRGIGILELGMLQPPLEEKLRNIETRAQTIECLGFRVVNALVKGINQSPDTAGSARLKTYRSTSPGA; this is translated from the coding sequence ATGGCTGGTCACGCTGACTCTCAAAATATGATCAGTGCTGGGACACCTGGTTATGCAGTTAGTGTTCGCCGACAGCTACCGATAGATCGCTCCATGCGTGACGAGCTCTATTGGAATCTTAAGGCGCAGAACGCTATTGTTCATCTCGGCCAAAAGCAAGGCCTCAATATCATCTCTTACACCCCTTCCCAACGAACCATTTGGGATGATAAAGACCCGCAGACTAATTGGTCGCAGGCCAGTCTGCTATCTAGCAAGGGACATTATGTAATCGAAATTCACTTCGATGCCTATAGCCCCCATGGCTCCGGATCGGGATTAATACCAGCGATTAATCGCCCTCTCAACACCGTGGATGAATCCCTTGCTCAATCTTTTGGGCGCTTTCCCAGACTCTTTCGCGGGGGTCTTGGGGGTCCCTTGCGAGGTATCGGCATTCTTGAACTTGGTATGCTCCAACCTCCTCTAGAAGAAAAGCTTCGCAACATTGAAACGCGGGCCCAAACAATTGAGTGCTTAGGTTTCCGCGTTGTCAATGCTCTTGTCAAAGGCATTAATCAATCGCCTGATACGGCCGGCAGCGCTCGTCTAAAGACGTATCGCTCAACCAGTCCTGGGGCGTAG
- a CDS encoding sensor histidine kinase — protein MNSPTFTELRERLAEGVPPGQCDEIGVRRLWRAALDTLQQELIRLNVTQGMWLAAPLPALHEPQLLQHLQGWVWAPEHLNRLKRRIIALPDHLGGNKTVRAQAQGGSLLNYQCLALLPDDGHDPVLMVITPTLQVVVALHGEPQQRQLLMRCDPASLGEVLAFLERRLEEQSPKQAEQLHIALESLGPLHSDKQLNERFWSTLAERLAVSEPESIIRPAMPPKVKLQNGSDDLDLLEALTHEVRTPLATIRTLIRSLLRRKDLPDLAIQRLQQIDVECNEQIDRFGLIFHAAELQRQPTETILARTNLESILEALALAWSEQLKRRGIRLILDLDHNLPAVLSDSRRLEAMLGGLIDRSSRGLPTGSKLKLGLQAAGLRVKLQLHVVLPNSIKNTPTSASTREKLGTLLSWDPTTGSLQLSQDATRRMMASLGGHYRPRRDRDLTVFFPIDGNSD, from the coding sequence TTGAACTCACCCACCTTCACCGAACTGCGTGAACGACTTGCAGAGGGAGTTCCTCCTGGACAATGCGACGAGATTGGCGTTCGTCGGTTGTGGCGGGCTGCCTTGGACACACTTCAACAAGAGCTCATTCGTCTTAATGTCACGCAAGGGATGTGGCTAGCTGCTCCTCTTCCAGCTCTTCATGAACCTCAACTGCTCCAGCATCTGCAGGGATGGGTTTGGGCACCTGAACACCTTAACCGGCTTAAAAGAAGAATCATTGCTCTGCCCGATCATCTGGGGGGTAATAAAACAGTAAGGGCCCAAGCTCAGGGTGGTTCTCTTCTCAACTATCAGTGCTTGGCGTTGCTTCCTGACGATGGTCACGATCCTGTGTTAATGGTGATTACGCCCACCCTCCAGGTGGTCGTGGCGCTGCATGGCGAACCCCAGCAACGTCAACTGCTGATGCGCTGCGATCCCGCCAGCCTAGGTGAGGTCTTAGCGTTTCTAGAACGTCGCTTAGAAGAACAGTCGCCCAAACAAGCGGAACAGCTCCATATTGCCCTTGAATCACTCGGGCCATTGCACAGCGACAAACAACTGAACGAGCGGTTTTGGTCTACTCTAGCAGAACGTCTCGCGGTATCAGAACCAGAGTCAATAATTAGGCCAGCGATGCCACCAAAGGTCAAGCTCCAAAATGGATCGGATGACCTCGACCTACTAGAAGCTCTAACCCACGAAGTACGGACACCCTTGGCCACGATCCGCACATTGATCCGCTCATTGTTGCGGCGTAAGGATTTACCCGATTTGGCCATACAACGACTGCAGCAAATCGACGTCGAGTGCAATGAGCAAATCGACCGGTTTGGCTTAATTTTTCACGCTGCTGAGTTGCAAAGGCAACCTACAGAGACCATTCTAGCTCGCACGAATCTAGAATCGATTCTCGAAGCCTTAGCCCTAGCATGGAGCGAGCAACTCAAGCGACGAGGAATTCGTCTAATTCTTGATTTGGATCATAATTTACCTGCGGTACTGAGCGACTCCCGCCGATTAGAGGCCATGTTGGGCGGTTTGATTGACAGGAGCAGCCGTGGCCTTCCTACAGGAAGCAAGCTAAAACTAGGCCTTCAGGCTGCTGGACTCCGTGTGAAGCTTCAACTCCATGTTGTTTTACCCAACAGCATAAAAAACACACCGACCTCAGCATCAACTCGAGAAAAGCTCGGAACACTTTTAAGCTGGGACCCAACTACAGGCAGCCTCCAACTCAGTCAGGATGCCACGCGTCGCATGATGGCTAGTCTTGGTGGTCATTACAGACCCCGACGTGATCGAGATCTTACTGTTTTTTTTCCTATTGACGGCAACTCCGATTGA
- the rodA gene encoding rod shape-determining protein RodA yields the protein MFVRSHFRKPQREWVLWGVPIGMTAVAGFLIASTQRQADYADWYHHWITAGFGASVALSLERLPLKHLKPLLIPIYGLTVASLVAVRLVGTTALGAQRWISIGTVHIQPSEFAKIAVTLLLAAVLSKHPVKQPTDLLRPFGVIALPWLLVFIQPDLGTSLVFGALMLTTLYWSGMPIEWVVLLLSPLITALLAGILPWMIALWIPLAALLAYRSFSRKRFTAVVTIAIHGAMAKVTPWLWMHGLKDYQRDRLVLFLDPSQDPLGGGYHLLQSMVGIGSGGLVGTGLLQGQLTKLRFIPEQHTDFIFSALGEETGFIGCLLVILGFALLMTRLLQVARNARSDFESLVVVGIGTMLMFQVVVNIFMTIGLGPVTGIPLPFLSYGRSAMVVNFVALGLCLSVLRQSRRPFAGLR from the coding sequence ATGTTTGTCAGGAGTCACTTCCGAAAACCACAGAGAGAATGGGTTCTTTGGGGAGTGCCTATCGGTATGACCGCCGTCGCTGGATTTCTTATTGCGAGCACACAGCGCCAGGCAGACTATGCCGACTGGTATCACCACTGGATTACGGCAGGATTCGGCGCTTCAGTGGCATTGAGCCTAGAGCGACTACCGCTGAAGCATCTCAAACCTCTCCTTATTCCGATTTATGGACTGACTGTGGCTAGCCTTGTGGCTGTGCGGCTCGTAGGCACGACCGCACTTGGAGCTCAGCGCTGGATCAGTATCGGAACCGTTCATATCCAACCCTCAGAATTTGCCAAAATCGCTGTAACTTTGTTGCTGGCCGCTGTGCTCTCGAAGCATCCAGTAAAGCAACCAACTGACCTATTACGCCCCTTTGGAGTGATTGCGCTTCCGTGGCTTCTGGTGTTCATCCAGCCTGATCTTGGCACATCTTTGGTCTTCGGAGCCTTGATGTTAACAACGCTCTATTGGTCAGGAATGCCGATTGAGTGGGTCGTTTTACTGCTCTCCCCTCTGATTACAGCCCTACTTGCAGGCATCTTACCCTGGATGATAGCCCTATGGATTCCTCTTGCGGCACTCTTAGCTTATCGATCTTTTTCTCGGAAACGCTTCACCGCTGTAGTCACTATTGCCATTCACGGGGCCATGGCAAAGGTTACTCCATGGCTTTGGATGCATGGCTTGAAGGATTACCAACGAGACAGGCTCGTGTTGTTTCTCGATCCCAGCCAGGATCCTTTAGGGGGTGGATACCATCTTTTGCAAAGCATGGTTGGCATTGGATCCGGCGGCCTTGTTGGAACAGGACTACTCCAGGGTCAGCTGACAAAACTAAGGTTCATTCCCGAACAACACACCGATTTCATTTTCAGTGCCCTCGGGGAAGAAACCGGTTTCATCGGATGCCTTCTTGTCATTCTTGGTTTTGCCCTACTAATGACACGTCTGCTTCAAGTTGCCCGAAATGCACGCTCTGATTTTGAGTCACTCGTGGTTGTTGGTATCGGAACAATGCTGATGTTTCAGGTGGTTGTAAACATCTTCATGACTATCGGTCTCGGTCCTGTTACGGGAATTCCCTTGCCGTTCCTGAGTTATGGACGCTCTGCGATGGTTGTGAACTTTGTTGCCCTTGGTTTGTGTCTATCGGTATTACGACAAAGCCGCCGCCCCTTTGCTGGCCTTCGTTGA
- a CDS encoding ribonuclease D, whose amino-acid sequence MAGSLSIPAEFAVFDGDLNESWTERYLQMPCLAVDTEAMGLIHGRDRLCLVQIADAQDHVACVRIGLGQLHAPNLQHLFEASSVEKVFHFARFDVAALATGLEISVRPLFCTKVGSRLGRTYTPRHGLKDLVMELVGVELDKGAQSSDWGRVEELTDVQLAYAANDVRHLLPARDRLETMLRREGRWDLAKRCFACIPVIAELDRLRFNQIFEH is encoded by the coding sequence ATGGCCGGTTCCCTTTCAATTCCTGCCGAGTTCGCTGTTTTCGATGGGGACTTAAATGAGTCCTGGACAGAGCGCTACCTTCAAATGCCTTGCCTGGCGGTTGATACGGAAGCGATGGGACTAATCCATGGTAGGGATCGCCTTTGTTTGGTTCAGATCGCTGACGCGCAAGATCATGTCGCCTGTGTACGCATCGGCCTTGGTCAACTCCATGCACCAAACCTCCAACATCTGTTTGAGGCTTCGAGCGTGGAGAAGGTGTTTCATTTTGCTCGTTTTGATGTGGCTGCTCTTGCCACCGGGTTAGAAATCTCCGTTCGGCCTTTGTTTTGCACCAAAGTGGGTAGTCGTTTGGGACGGACATACACTCCGCGACACGGTCTGAAAGATCTGGTAATGGAGTTGGTGGGAGTAGAGCTGGATAAAGGTGCGCAGAGTAGTGACTGGGGAAGAGTAGAAGAGCTAACTGACGTACAACTCGCCTATGCAGCAAATGATGTACGTCACCTATTACCGGCACGGGATCGGCTTGAAACAATGTTGCGTAGGGAAGGCCGTTGGGATCTAGCAAAGCGCTGTTTCGCCTGTATTCCAGTTATTGCCGAGCTAGATCGACTGCGTTTTAATCAAATCTTTGAGCATTGA
- a CDS encoding lipid-A-disaccharide synthase-related protein: MICNGHGEDLIALRVLEALHRQRPQLLLEVLPLFGYGRIFDAAVAAGWLNRIGPVANLPSGGFSNQSIRGMVRDIWAGLPLLSWWQWQLVKRQARQRRSVVAIGDVLPLLMAWSSGAPFGFIGTPKSDYTWRSGPGRSLSDLYHQLKGSEWDPWEWMLMRSERCRLVAMRDLITARGLRRHRVPAVAPGNPMMDGLELREVPSALKGCRRILVLCGSRIPEAQTNFDRILNAISLMHSAVPIALLVAIGGQPSTESMRDILQKQGFRQSLPPSDQLGAEACWVKGPCILLIGQSCFDIWSGWSEVGLATAGTATEQLVGLGIPALSSPGPGPQFKKSFAYRQSRLLGGSVRPCTSPTEMAIALECLLADENLRRKLGYIGRQRMGRSGGSDRLATMLLNRLH, encoded by the coding sequence GTGATTTGCAATGGCCATGGCGAAGATCTTATTGCTCTTCGTGTCCTTGAAGCACTGCATCGCCAGAGACCTCAACTTCTTTTAGAAGTTTTGCCTCTCTTCGGCTATGGCAGAATATTTGATGCAGCAGTTGCAGCAGGATGGCTCAATCGAATCGGACCTGTAGCAAATCTTCCGAGCGGAGGATTCAGCAATCAAAGCATTCGAGGCATGGTTCGGGATATTTGGGCAGGACTGCCGTTACTAAGCTGGTGGCAGTGGCAGTTAGTGAAACGGCAAGCTCGTCAACGACGTAGCGTGGTGGCCATTGGAGACGTACTCCCACTTCTAATGGCCTGGAGTAGTGGAGCTCCGTTCGGATTTATCGGCACCCCCAAAAGCGACTATACCTGGCGCAGTGGCCCAGGCCGGAGTTTGAGCGATCTCTATCACCAACTGAAGGGTAGTGAATGGGATCCATGGGAATGGATGCTGATGCGCTCAGAGCGTTGTCGACTGGTAGCGATGCGAGACCTAATTACTGCGCGTGGATTACGCCGTCATCGAGTTCCTGCTGTGGCACCAGGCAATCCAATGATGGATGGCCTTGAACTACGAGAAGTACCATCAGCTCTCAAGGGATGCCGAAGAATACTAGTTCTCTGTGGAAGTCGAATACCCGAAGCTCAAACTAATTTTGATCGCATCTTAAACGCGATCAGCCTAATGCACTCAGCCGTACCAATAGCCCTACTTGTAGCAATAGGCGGCCAGCCTTCCACAGAAAGCATGAGAGACATTCTTCAAAAACAAGGCTTCCGTCAGAGCTTGCCGCCATCTGATCAACTCGGAGCAGAGGCTTGCTGGGTCAAAGGACCCTGCATACTTTTAATCGGCCAATCCTGCTTCGACATTTGGAGCGGCTGGTCTGAAGTCGGCCTTGCGACTGCTGGAACTGCTACCGAGCAACTTGTCGGTCTCGGGATCCCAGCTCTCTCATCACCAGGCCCAGGACCCCAATTCAAAAAAAGCTTTGCTTATAGACAAAGCCGATTACTCGGCGGCTCAGTGCGTCCCTGCACAAGTCCAACCGAGATGGCCATAGCATTGGAATGCCTGCTTGCAGATGAGAATTTGCGACGGAAGTTGGGGTATATCGGCCGCCAGCGTATGGGAAGGTCCGGGGGAAGTGATCGACTTGCGACCATGTTACTTAACCGTTTGCATTAA
- a CDS encoding cofactor assembly of complex C subunit B, protein MPSGFQSILLLTILITIGLVFFLRAATKDRTTVVDITSPQSPLTVLEGLSTWLEQRGWNRDGGDAEKQVLRFRGRVASSQALAILLSILGTIGSCCFGLVLQQLIPQLGGWPLLPLIGLGPLAGLVYNRRANRTESLELQLLETPPQGGSSLRLRAHRDELIVIELELAEVLQLASDGSLLSSPI, encoded by the coding sequence ATGCCTTCAGGCTTCCAATCAATCCTGCTGCTCACTATCTTAATAACGATTGGGCTCGTGTTCTTCCTACGTGCTGCCACCAAAGATCGCACCACAGTGGTAGACATCACATCTCCTCAATCTCCACTGACGGTTCTGGAAGGATTAAGCACCTGGCTGGAACAACGTGGCTGGAATCGTGATGGTGGCGATGCTGAGAAACAGGTTTTGCGTTTTCGTGGTCGCGTGGCCTCTAGCCAAGCCTTAGCCATTTTACTGTCCATTTTGGGCACCATTGGCTCTTGCTGTTTTGGATTGGTGTTACAGCAACTCATACCCCAGCTGGGCGGGTGGCCGCTACTTCCCTTGATTGGTCTAGGCCCCCTTGCTGGTCTAGTTTACAATCGCCGAGCAAATCGGACCGAGTCCCTAGAACTTCAATTACTAGAAACTCCGCCCCAGGGAGGTAGTTCCTTAAGGCTACGCGCACACCGGGATGAATTAATTGTGATCGAGCTAGAACTTGCGGAGGTGCTCCAACTCGCCAGTGATGGCTCCTTATTATCATCACCAATCTGA
- a CDS encoding chorismate-binding protein, with amino-acid sequence MFSPDRNTFHRAVASGANLIPLAKSWPADLETPLTAWIKVGAGRPPGVLLESIEGGETLGRWSVIASDPLWTASARGNRLVRRWRDGREDSLEGNPLESLRTRLRSYRCVSLPGLPPLGQIYGMWGYELIRWVEPSVPVHPRLSTDPPDGIWMMMDAILIFDQVKRQITAVAFGDLINEQNEEKAWQKAMARIERLRKRMDAPLPVTEPLNWSTNARSLPDITSNRSQAEFETAINTAKNHITAGDVFQLVISQRFETQVFQSSLELYRSLRMVNPSPYMAFFDFGDWQLIGSSPEAMVQAEQVANGIQANLRPIAGTRPRGETSQEDSELEVDLLADPKERAEHVMLVDLGRNDLGRVCRPGSVFVKDLMVVERYSHVMHIVSQVEGRLDPNRDVWDLLMASFPAGTVSGAPKIRAMQLIYDLEPDARGPYSGVYGSVDLAGALNTAITIRTMVVQPNSTGGCRVKVQAGAGVVADSKPTAEFEETLNKARAMLTALACLNPVGL; translated from the coding sequence ATGTTCAGTCCTGATCGCAACACCTTTCACAGAGCCGTAGCCAGCGGCGCCAACTTGATTCCTCTAGCTAAGAGCTGGCCGGCGGATCTCGAGACTCCACTCACCGCTTGGATCAAGGTGGGGGCAGGCCGCCCGCCTGGAGTCTTGCTAGAGTCCATCGAAGGGGGTGAAACTCTCGGTCGATGGAGCGTGATAGCCAGTGATCCACTCTGGACAGCGTCAGCTCGAGGGAACCGCCTAGTTCGGCGCTGGCGCGATGGCCGTGAAGACAGCCTAGAAGGTAACCCGCTTGAATCCCTGCGTACTCGTCTACGGTCATATCGATGCGTCAGCTTGCCGGGACTACCTCCATTGGGCCAAATTTACGGCATGTGGGGCTATGAACTTATCCGATGGGTTGAGCCCTCTGTACCTGTTCATCCAAGGCTAAGCACCGATCCTCCAGATGGAATTTGGATGATGATGGACGCGATTCTGATCTTCGATCAGGTGAAGCGACAAATCACAGCAGTGGCTTTCGGTGATCTCATCAATGAGCAGAACGAAGAAAAGGCCTGGCAAAAAGCTATGGCTCGAATAGAACGGCTGCGCAAGCGCATGGATGCCCCACTGCCAGTGACAGAGCCATTAAATTGGAGTACCAACGCCCGCTCTTTACCTGATATAACCAGCAACCGCAGCCAGGCTGAATTTGAAACAGCAATCAACACTGCCAAGAACCATATAACAGCAGGGGATGTCTTCCAGTTGGTCATTAGTCAGCGCTTTGAAACACAAGTGTTTCAAAGCTCCTTAGAGCTGTACCGAAGCCTCCGGATGGTTAACCCCTCGCCCTACATGGCGTTCTTCGATTTCGGTGATTGGCAGCTGATCGGATCGAGTCCAGAGGCGATGGTACAAGCAGAACAAGTAGCAAATGGAATTCAAGCTAACCTGCGTCCGATTGCCGGTACGCGTCCCCGTGGGGAAACTTCGCAAGAAGACAGTGAACTGGAGGTAGATCTGCTAGCGGATCCCAAAGAGCGTGCCGAACACGTAATGCTCGTTGATCTGGGCCGAAACGATCTTGGCCGTGTCTGTCGGCCAGGCAGTGTTTTCGTTAAAGATTTGATGGTGGTTGAGCGGTATTCACATGTCATGCATATTGTTAGTCAGGTGGAAGGACGCCTCGATCCAAACCGTGACGTTTGGGATCTCCTAATGGCCTCTTTCCCCGCAGGCACTGTGAGCGGCGCGCCAAAAATTCGCGCCATGCAGCTGATCTATGACCTGGAGCCGGATGCCCGAGGCCCCTATTCAGGAGTTTATGGTTCCGTCGACCTGGCGGGAGCCCTCAACACCGCCATTACTATTCGCACAATGGTGGTGCAGCCAAATAGTACAGGTGGGTGTCGCGTAAAAGTTCAAGCTGGTGCCGGCGTGGTTGCCGATTCCAAACCAACGGCGGAGTTTGAAGAGACACTTAATAAAGCTCGCGCCATGCTCACCGCTCTTGCCTGTTTAAATCCGGTGGGATTATGA